Genomic DNA from Torulaspora delbrueckii CBS 1146 chromosome 8, complete genome:
GGAAAACGGCTGATCATCTATAATAGCTGGCTAGCCTGTTCGCTGCGAATTCTTTCATGTACCACCTGAAATTCTTTAAATTCTTGACCAGCAACGCGAAATTTCCGTGTCTTTTCGCTCCTCAAGATTCGCGATTTCGCTGGACTTTAAAGAATTGAACCAGcagatcaaagagaatgGCCGTGGACTTGTAATGAGGTCGCCCGATCTGTCGACCGTAGTAGGATGGCATTGCAAAACTGGCAGTTCCAATGATCCATAATGTCTCATCGATCTGTAGTGAAGGCACTTTTTTAAAATAGATATATAATTGAGGTTGTCCTGAGCTTGCAGGACCACAATTCGCCAAGGACTAGTATATATACATCTGCCAGTGGATTGGAAATTTAAACaaattctccaaatctCTATTGCTCCATCGATAATGTCTGACTATGAAGCATTGTTACAATTTAATAAGAGGGCCGTGTCAGCAGAAATGATACAGTACCTGGCATCAAGTACAGCTTGTATTATACAGGTCAAAAACTCCAATAATTTAGTAGATGTTGGACTGCCGGCACCttcattgacaaattttATCAAAGGACTGGTGTTGCATTCAAACGTGCAAACACCTACTCTGATGGCTACAGCCGTTTACCTGGCAAAGTTGAGATCGATAATACCGGGGAATGTCTACGGAATAGAGACTACCAGGCATAGAATTTTCCTTGGGTGTCTGATACTCGCGGCCAAGACTTTGAACGATTCTTCTCCTCTTAATAAGCATTGGGCATTGTATACCGATGGCCTACTTCATATCCATGAAGTCAACACTATAGAACGCGAATTGCTCGAATACTTCGACTGGAATGTCACCGTGACCACAAAAGATCTGATAACATGTCTAGCACCCTTTTTGCAACCGATCAAAGAACAGTTCATTAGGCAAAAGCAGCAGAATTACCTGTTATTCAATGCTCCTATGCAAGGAAATTTGAGAGAGTACATTACATCTACATCCACCAGTGGAACAGACTCACACGCCCGTTCATCATCTAATTTGTCAATTCCTTCGTTGGCTTCCACTGCGACGTTATCAACGTTGggttcaagaagatctcgCTTGGCATACAACAGAATTGGTTCCATTGACGAGATGGATGAAAGGTCACCACAGGCTACCAGGAGATATAGTCCTTATAGATCACCATTGAGTGATGTGGAAAATGTCACTTACGTTTCTCCAGTAATAAAGAAGGGCACACACGCATCCGGCGGGACCCGTCCAGTAATCCTAGATAAAAGTATGAAACCATCACCACAAAATTTCACGACAAAGAGATCCAGATGGCATTCAATTTTCACTTGAATATACGATATGGTACATAGTTTGTTTTTAATGAATGGAGTTTTTGGGATTGGCGAAAAGTGCTACTTTTTTATTCTCAACCAGTACAAAAGGCAGACGTAATACCCAGTCCAATGCTTGTGATTTGGTACTTGGTCTCGTTGTTAAGTTCAGTGGCAGTTGTTCTTGCATCTGTGAATGCTCTTAGATCCAATGCCTCAGTCGGCCATCATGGCGGTGGGATGTTGGCAGTAGGAACTCCACGTCATCTACGAAATGGTCGTGACGACCCAGATCTAGTTGTAAAAGCAAACATCAGCGACTTGATCTACTTTCTCGAGCAGcatgaggaagaaagtgtGAAATTAGATACAGATCTCATGAACCATAAGGCAATTAAATTAGCAAGATTGCTAAGCGTCGAAACATTATATTTCGAAAATGGTACGCATACAACTCTATAATCCTTACGACTAATGAACGATatcatccttcaaagtgATTTATAAATCCTACGTCATCTAACTGTacaaatcatcatcttcttcagcgtCACCACCGAAAGCAGCGCCGGCTCCGCTAGGA
This window encodes:
- the PCL2 gene encoding cyclin PCL2 (similar to Saccharomyces cerevisiae PCL9 (YDL179W) and PCL2 (YDL127W); ancestral locus Anc_7.289); translated protein: MSDYEALLQFNKRAVSAEMIQYLASSTACIIQVKNSNNLVDVGLPAPSLTNFIKGLVLHSNVQTPTLMATAVYLAKLRSIIPGNVYGIETTRHRIFLGCLILAAKTLNDSSPLNKHWALYTDGLLHIHEVNTIERELLEYFDWNVTVTTKDLITCLAPFLQPIKEQFIRQKQQNYLLFNAPMQGNLREYITSTSTSGTDSHARSSSNLSIPSLASTATLSTLGSRRSRLAYNRIGSIDEMDERSPQATRRYSPYRSPLSDVENVTYVSPVIKKGTHASGGTRPVILDKSMKPSPQNFTTKRSRWHSIFT